The Phaeacidiphilus oryzae TH49 region GTCCGAGAAGGAGAAGAAGATCACCGCGTACCACGAGGGCGGACACGCCCTGGTCGCGGCGGCCTCCCCCAACTCGGACCCGGTGCACAAGGTGACGATCCTGTCCCGCGGCCGCGCCCTGGGCTACACCATGGTGCTGCCGGACGAGGACAAGTACTCGACCACCCGCAACGAGATGCTCGACCAGCTGGCCTACGCGATGGGCGGCCGGGCGGCGGAGGAGCTGGTCTTCCACGACCCGACCACCGGCGCCTCGAACGACATCGAGAAGGCCACCGCCACCGCGCGGGCCATGGTCACCCAGTACGGCATGACCGAGCGCCTGGGCGCGATCAAGTTCGGCTCCGACAACTCCGAGCCGTTCCTCGGCCGTGAGATGTCGCACCAGCGCGACTACTCGGAGGAGGTCGCCGCGCTGGTCGACGAGGAGGTCAAGAAGCTGATCGAGAACGCCCACAACGAGGCCTGGGAGATCCTGGTGGAGAACCGGGACGTCCTGGACAACCTCGTGCTGGCGCTCCTCGAGAAGGAGACCCTCAACAAGGAGGAGCTGGCGGAGATCTTCGCGCCCATCGTGAAGCGCCCGCCGCGTCCGGCCTGGACCGGCTCCTCCCGGCGGACCCCGTCCACCCGGCCGGCCGTCCTCTCGCCCAAGGAGCTGTCGCTGACCAACGGCTCCTCGCCGGTCGCCGACCGCACCCCGACCGACAGCGTCCAGCTGCCGAAGCTGCCCGAGGAGGGCGGCGAGGGCTGAACCGGCCAGAGGCCGGAATCAGGCCGCGGTCCCCGGAGTTCTACTCTGGGGACCGCGGCCTGTTACGTGAGGTGCGCCCGCTACGGGAAAGAAGAGGAATCTGCCCATGATCGACCCGGTGACCTTCGACCGCGGCACCACTGGTGGTGCCGCCGGCGAGTTCGACCAGAAGCGGGCCGAGGAAGCGGTGCGCGAGCTCCTCATCGCCGTCGGCGAGGACCCCGAGCGGGAGGGCCTGCGGGACACCCCGGCCCGGGTGGCGCGGGCGTACAAGGAGATCCTCGGCGGCCAGTGGCAGGAGCCCGAGGACGTCCTGACCACCACCTTCGACCTGGGCCACGACGAGATGGTGCTGGTCAAGGACATCGAGGTGCAGTCGCTCTGCGAGCACCACATGGTGCCGTTCCGCGGGGTCGCCCACGTCGGGTACATCCCGGCCGCGAGCGGGAAGATCACCGGTCTCTCGAAGCTGGCCCGGCTGGTCGACGTGTACGCCCGGCGGCTGCAGGTCCAGGAGCGGCTGACCACGCAGATCGCGGACGCGCTGATGCGGATCCTGGAGGCGCGCGGGGTGATCGTGGTCATCGAGTGCGAGCACATGTGCATGACGATGCGCGGCATCCGGAAGCCGGGTGCGAAGACGACGACCTCCGCGGTCCGCGGGCAGCTGCGGGACTCCGCCACCCGGTCCGAGGCGATGAGCTTGATACTGGCGCGCTGAGCGGTCAGGCGCCGCTGCGGGCGGTGGCGATTCCACCGTCGGCGTCGGCGGCGCCGTAGCGGGCGGGCCGCGCCGTTCCCCCGCCCCCTGAGGTGCCCGCCCCTTCGGGGCGCCCCTCAGGGCCCTTACGGCGCCGCGGACGCCGACGCGGGGTGGGTGGGCTTGCCGTCCGGTTTCCCGCCGCCCGCCGCGGTGACCATCACGTCCCGCCGCCTGCGGAGGAACCGCGGCAGCGCCAGCGTGATGAACGCCTCGGCCTGCAGCGCGGCCACGCCGATCCGCGCGAGGTCCCGCGCGGAGGGGTAGACCAGGAACCGCGGCTCCCAGACCGGCTGGAACTTGGCGTTGAACTTGTACAGCGACTCGATCTGGAACCAGCGGGAGAGGAAGACCAGCAGCCCCCGCCACGCCCGCAGCACCGGCCCGGCGCCCAGCCGCTCGCCCCGCTCAAGCGCCGAGCGGAACATCGCGAAGTTCAGCGAGACCCGGGTCACCCCGAGCTCCCCGGCCGCCTCCAGCGCCTTGACGATCAGCAGCTCGTTGAGCCCCGCGTCGGCCTCGCGGTCCCGCCGCATCAGGTCGAGCGAGATCCCGTCCCGGCCCCACGGCACGAAGTGGAGGACGGCGCGGACGTCCGAGTCGCGCCCCTCCACCGGCTTGTGGGCGGTGACCACCACGCAGTCCCCGTCCGCCGGGTCGCCGAAGCGGCCGAGCGCCATCGAGAACCCCCGCTCGGTCTCCGTCCCCCGCCAGGTGTCCGCGGCGTGGGCGATCTCGGCCCGCTCCCGGTCGTCGAGGTCCCGTACCCGGCGCACCTGGACGGTGTACCCGGCCCGCTCGATGCGCTTCACCATCTGCCGGACGTTCCGCATCGGCCGGCCCTGCAGGGTGAAGTCGGCCGGCTCGACGATCGCCTCGTCGCCCAGCTCCAGGGCGTCGAGGCCGGCCTCCCGGGTCCAGACCTCGCCGCCGGTCTCCGAGCAGCCCATCACCGCGGGCACCCAGGCGTGCCGGCCGGCGGTCTCCATGAACGCCTTGATCGCCCCGGGCCAGGCCTCGACGTCCCCGATCGGGTCGCCCGAGGCCAGCATCACTCCGGAGACCACCCGGTAGGCGATCGCGGCCTTGCCGCTGGGGGAGAAGAGGACGCTCTTGTCCCGGCGCAGCGCGAAGTAGCCGAGGGAGTCCCGCTCGCCGTGCCGTTCCAGCAGGGTGCGGACCTGCCCCTCCTCGTCCGCGCTGAGCCGGGCCACCGGCCGGGACGGCCGGAGCAGCAGATAGATGGTGGAGAGGGCGGTGAGGAGGCCGAGGCCGGCCAGCGAGTAGTAGACCAGGTCGCCGGTGCGCTCGCCGAGGTAGTGGATCGGCCCGCCGATGCCGAAGAGCCCCCAGACCACCTCGCGCAGCCGGTCCATCAGCGAGGGCGAGTCGGGCGAGGTGTCCTCGTGGCCGCTGACGATGATCAGCCCGAGACCGATGCTGACGATCCCCATGCCGATCAGGTTGGCCAGCGCCCGCCAGCGGGTCCGCGGGTCGGACTGGGCGTAGAACTGGCGGCGGTTGAGCACCAGGACGACCAGGAGCACCAGGCTGACCCCGGCGTTGACCAGGTGGTGCCAGCGCAGCGCCTCCAGTGCGATCCCGGCGGTCAGCAGCGCCACCACCGCCGTCCAGGCCCGGCGCTTCCGGCGGCGCAGCGCGTGCGCCAGGAGCACCAGCAGGATGCCGACGATCAGGGAGGCGGCGGTGGCCAGGGTGGTGACCGTGCCGGGCAGTACGGCCGCGAGTTGGTGGACGCGGGTGTGCCGGAAGTGCGGGAGCACCGCGCCGACGATGTCCAGCAGCCCGACCAGGAGCGCCGCGTAGGCGGTGGCGGTGGGCACCCAGGGGCGGGAGACGTCCGGGCGCGGGCGTTCCCTCCGGCCGCGGTCGTCCCGTTCGGCGGTCGGCTCAGCACTCATGGCAGCACAGAGTAGAGGGTCGGATGGGGAGTTGATTCCACGTTGCGTATGAGGGCGGGCATGAACACCGATGTGTCGGTGAGGGTCGGATCATGACTTTCCCCGGAACAGGTAAGCAATCGGTAAGTCGCGGTGGTGGGTCCCGCATGCTGGGGGTCTGAGCATGGTGCGCGGTCCGCGGGCAGAGGCTGCGAGTACCGCCGAAAGTGGATGTGGGTTATGGGACTGACCAGCAAGAAACTCGAATTCCTGGTGGCCGCCTCGGCGCTGGCCGCCTTCGTGCTTGCGGTCTGGCTGTGGCCCAGGCTCGGCCGGCGGAACTGGCGTTCGGTGCTCGGCCGGGTGGGTGTGCTGGTGGGAACCCAGATTCTCACCCTCTCCGCGATCGGCTTGTTCGCCAATACGTACTTCGGTTTCTACGGTTCCTGGGGTGATCTGTTCGGAACCGATCAAGGTGGCGCCCAGATAACTCCGGGGGTCACGGCGGCCTCCGGGACGGGGCCCGGCGGATCGGGCGGACCGGGCTGGGTTCGGGTGCGGAGCAGCCGTGCGGTTCCGCTGATGCTCGGCGGTTCCTCGCAGGGCGGCACCGGCGGAACCCTGCAGACGGTGGAGATTCACGGCGGCACCTCCGGCATCACCAGTCCTGCCTATGTCTATCTGCCCCCGCAGTACGGGCAGCGCGGTTATCTCCACAGGCGTTTCCCGGTCGCCGTCGTCCTCACCGGCTACCCCGGCACCGCGTCGAATCTGGTCACCCGGATGAAGTACCCGACCGTGGTGGCGCAGGCGATCCAGGAGCACCAGATGCAGCCGACCGTGCTGGTGCTGCTCCGGCCCACCGTCGCGCCTCCCCGGGACACCGAGTGCCAGGACGTGGTCAACGGCCCGCAGACCGAGACCTTCTTCACGGAAGACCTCCACCGGGCCCTCGCCGGTTCCTACCGGGTGGGCACGACGGGGGCGAGTTGGGGCGCGATCGGCGACTCGACCGGCGGCTACTGCGCCCTCAAGTTCGCCATGCGGCACCCGGGGGCGTACTCCGCGGCGGTCTCGCTCTCCGGCTACTACTCCTCCGCGGTGGACATGACGACCGGAGACCTGTTCGGCGGCAGCAAGCGGCTGCGCGAGGAGAACGACCTCCTGTGGCGGCTCCGCCACCTGCCGGTCCCCAAGGTCTCCCTGCTGGTCACCAGCTCGCTGCATGGGGAGTACGACTACCCGGCCACGCTGCGGTTCATCTCCGCGGTCCGGCCGCCGATGACGATCGACAAGCTGATCCTGCCCTCCGGGGGCCACAACTTCACCACCTGGAACCGTGAACTGCCGCAGGCCATGCGGTGGTTGGGCGGGCGGCTGACGGTTCCGGCCGGCCCGCCGGGCTCGGCCTGAGGTCCGCCGGGAATCCGCCCCTCACCTGAATGATGACGCGTCAGCCGGCATGACCGGAATTCCACCGAAGGAACGACAGCACGGCGGCGGAAGCGACATCCCCGCCGCCGCTGCGCATGATGTCAGGTGTGTTGGCTCTGACCAGTCGGGTGCTGGAAGCCGTGGTGATCGGCTGTGCTGTGCTGTGCGTCGCGCTCACGGTGTGGCTGTGGCCGCGCCTGGCGCACCGCGGGCTGCGCTGGGTGGCGGCCAGGCTGACCGCCGTCCTCCTCACCCAGGGACTGCTGGTGGCCGCCCTGGGGCTGGCCGCCAACGCGTACTTCGAGTTCTACGGGACCTGGGCCGACCTCCTCGGCACCAACGAGGCCGGGCAGGTGAGCATCCGTCAGGTGTCCGGCGACGACGCGGCGCTGACCGCCGCCCTGGTGCGCAGGGACGGTTCCGCGGCGATCCGCCGCTTCCACGACCTGCCGGCGGGGCCGCCCGCCGCCGCGGGCCGGCTGGAGTCCGTCCACCTGGCCGGCCGGCGTACCGGGATCGACCAGCAGGCGTATGTCTACCTGCCGCCGCAGTACTTCCAGCCGGCCTTCAGGACCCGGCGGTTCCCCGTCGTGGTGGCCTTCACCGGGTACCCCGGCAGCACCGGCTCGGTGGTGGAGCGGCTGCGGCTGCCGCAGACCGCCGACGCCCTGGAGCGGGCCGGGCGGATGCGGCCGGCCGTGCTGGTGATCGTCTCGCAGACGGTGGCGCCGCCGCGGGACACCGAGTGCGTGGACGTACCGGACGGGCCGCAGGCGGAGACCTACCTCACCGAGGACCTCCCCGAGGCGGTGCACTCGGCGTTCCGGGTCGGCTTCGGGGCGCGCTCCTGGGGGCTGCTCGGCTACTCGGCCGGCGGCAGCTGCGCGCTGGAGCTGACGATGCGTCACCCGCGGGTGTTCTCCGCGGCGGTGTCGATGGGCGGGGACTACGCGGTGGTTCCGGACCGCTCGACCGGGCGGCTCTTCGCCGGGCCGGTCCAGCGCGAGGAGCACGACCTGGTGTGGCGGCTCGGGCACCTGCCGGCGCCGCCGGTGCGGGTGCTGGTGGCCTCCAGCCGGGAGGGGGAGCGGGACTACCGCTCGACCGAGGCCTTTCTGGCCGCCGTCCACCCGCCGATGTCCGCGTCCACCGAGATCCTGCCGTCCGGCGGGCACAACTACGGCACCTGGGGCCGGGAGCTGCCGCCGGCGCTGCGCTGGCTGGTGAACGGTCTGGCCCCGGCGTGACCGAGGCGGGACCGGCGGCGGGTGACCGGCGGCGCCGGACGGCCGGATGTCCGGAGGACGCGATAATGTCCCGGTAATGAGCCAGCAGAGCGCCTCCGCACGCCGCCGTTCCGTACCCGGACTGCCCGATCTCGGCCGCAGCCGGGTGATGGGAGTGCTGAACGTCACGCCCGACTCCTTCTCGGACGGCGGCCTGTGGCTCGATCCCGGACGGGCCGTGGAGCACGCGCTGGAGCTCACCCGGGCCGGCGCCGACCTGATCGACGTCGGCGGGGAGTCCACCCGCCCCGGCTCGCAGCGGGTCACCGAGGAGGAGGAGCTCCGCCGGGTCCTTCCGGTGGTCCGCGAACTGGCCGCCCGGGGCGTGGTGATGAGCGTGGACACGATGCGGGCCGCGGTCGCCGAGCAGGCCCTGGAGGCGGGCGCGGCGATCATCAACGACGTCAGCGGCGGCCTGGCCGATCCGCGGATGGCCGCGGTGGCCGCCGCCTCGGGGGCGCCCTTCGTGGTGATGCACTGGCGCGGGCAGTCCGCCGGGATGGACCGGCAGGCGGTCTACCAGGACGTGGTCGGCGAGGTGGTCAAGGAGATCCACGACCGGGTGGCCGCGGTGCTGGACGCCGGCGTCCGGCCGGAGCAGCTGATCACCGACCCGGGCCTGGGCTTCGCCAAGACCAGGGAGCACGACTGGGCGCTGCTCGCCCGGATCGACGCCCTGGCCGAACTCGGCTTCCCGGTGCTGGTCGCGGCCTCCCGCAAGCGGTTCCTCGGCACCCTGCTGGCCGACCCGGAGACCGGCGAACCGCGCCCGCCGCGCCAGCGGGACGCGGCCACCGCCGCGGTCTCCGCGCTGGCCGCGGCGGCCGGCGCCTGGGCGGTGCGGGTGCACGACGTCCGGGCGACCGCGGACGCGGTACGGGTCGAGGCGGCGCTGCGGGCGGCCCGGGGCGCCCGGTGAGCGCGGCCGGGGGCCCGCCCGGTCCCGAGGAGCGCGGCGAGCGGCCGCAGGACGCCGACACGGCGGCCGTGCTGGCCGCGAACGCCCGCTTCTACCAGGCGATGGAGGACGGCGACCTGGACGCCATGGAGGAGGTCTGGGTCTCCGGCGCGGACGCCGACGACCGGCGGGGCGCGGTCTGCGTCCACCCCGGCTGGACGCTGCTGCGCGGGCGCGCGGCGGTGATCCGCTCCTACGCGCTGATCATGGCGAACACCGAGTACATCCAGTTCTTCCTGACCGACGTCGAGGTGGACCGGCCCTCGCCGGACGTGGCGTTGGTCACCTGCACCGAGAACATCCTCTCCGGCGGCGAGGCGGACGAGCCCGGGGAACTGGGGCCGCTGGTCGGCGGCCGGGTGGTGGCCACCAACCTGTTCCGCAGGACCGCGGAGGGCTGGCGGCTCTGCTCGCACCACGGCTCCCCGGTGCTCCTCTCCGAGGACCCCGACGAGGACGGCGGGGACGAGGACGGGGACGCGCCGGCCGAGTGACGGGCGGGTGGGCGCGGCGGGCGTCGCGGGCGCCGCGGGCGGGCGACGGCCGCCGGGTGTGAGGGACCGCACTCCGGCTCATCCCCGTCTCACCGGAAGTTCACCCGCCGGTCCGGTGTTCGCAGGCTTGACCGCTGTTCGCGATGGGTACGACGGCGCGCAGACGCGGGGACGGCGGGACGGCCCTCGAAAACCTGTCGTACCCCGCAGGTAGGTTGGGTGATCGGCAGCCGGACCAGCTGAGGCCGGCCGGAACGCCCTGCCGCGCCGACCTACCGCAAGAAGCATGGGAGTGATTCGCTTGCTGGACCGTG contains the following coding sequences:
- the folE gene encoding GTP cyclohydrolase I FolE; the protein is MIDPVTFDRGTTGGAAGEFDQKRAEEAVRELLIAVGEDPEREGLRDTPARVARAYKEILGGQWQEPEDVLTTTFDLGHDEMVLVKDIEVQSLCEHHMVPFRGVAHVGYIPAASGKITGLSKLARLVDVYARRLQVQERLTTQIADALMRILEARGVIVVIECEHMCMTMRGIRKPGAKTTTSAVRGQLRDSATRSEAMSLILAR
- a CDS encoding phosphatidylglycerol lysyltransferase domain-containing protein — translated: MSAEPTAERDDRGRRERPRPDVSRPWVPTATAYAALLVGLLDIVGAVLPHFRHTRVHQLAAVLPGTVTTLATAASLIVGILLVLLAHALRRRKRRAWTAVVALLTAGIALEALRWHHLVNAGVSLVLLVVLVLNRRQFYAQSDPRTRWRALANLIGMGIVSIGLGLIIVSGHEDTSPDSPSLMDRLREVVWGLFGIGGPIHYLGERTGDLVYYSLAGLGLLTALSTIYLLLRPSRPVARLSADEEGQVRTLLERHGERDSLGYFALRRDKSVLFSPSGKAAIAYRVVSGVMLASGDPIGDVEAWPGAIKAFMETAGRHAWVPAVMGCSETGGEVWTREAGLDALELGDEAIVEPADFTLQGRPMRNVRQMVKRIERAGYTVQVRRVRDLDDRERAEIAHAADTWRGTETERGFSMALGRFGDPADGDCVVVTAHKPVEGRDSDVRAVLHFVPWGRDGISLDLMRRDREADAGLNELLIVKALEAAGELGVTRVSLNFAMFRSALERGERLGAGPVLRAWRGLLVFLSRWFQIESLYKFNAKFQPVWEPRFLVYPSARDLARIGVAALQAEAFITLALPRFLRRRRDVMVTAAGGGKPDGKPTHPASASAAP
- a CDS encoding alpha/beta hydrolase, whose amino-acid sequence is MGLTSKKLEFLVAASALAAFVLAVWLWPRLGRRNWRSVLGRVGVLVGTQILTLSAIGLFANTYFGFYGSWGDLFGTDQGGAQITPGVTAASGTGPGGSGGPGWVRVRSSRAVPLMLGGSSQGGTGGTLQTVEIHGGTSGITSPAYVYLPPQYGQRGYLHRRFPVAVVLTGYPGTASNLVTRMKYPTVVAQAIQEHQMQPTVLVLLRPTVAPPRDTECQDVVNGPQTETFFTEDLHRALAGSYRVGTTGASWGAIGDSTGGYCALKFAMRHPGAYSAAVSLSGYYSSAVDMTTGDLFGGSKRLREENDLLWRLRHLPVPKVSLLVTSSLHGEYDYPATLRFISAVRPPMTIDKLILPSGGHNFTTWNRELPQAMRWLGGRLTVPAGPPGSA
- a CDS encoding alpha/beta hydrolase, which encodes MALTSRVLEAVVIGCAVLCVALTVWLWPRLAHRGLRWVAARLTAVLLTQGLLVAALGLAANAYFEFYGTWADLLGTNEAGQVSIRQVSGDDAALTAALVRRDGSAAIRRFHDLPAGPPAAAGRLESVHLAGRRTGIDQQAYVYLPPQYFQPAFRTRRFPVVVAFTGYPGSTGSVVERLRLPQTADALERAGRMRPAVLVIVSQTVAPPRDTECVDVPDGPQAETYLTEDLPEAVHSAFRVGFGARSWGLLGYSAGGSCALELTMRHPRVFSAAVSMGGDYAVVPDRSTGRLFAGPVQREEHDLVWRLGHLPAPPVRVLVASSREGERDYRSTEAFLAAVHPPMSASTEILPSGGHNYGTWGRELPPALRWLVNGLAPA
- the folP gene encoding dihydropteroate synthase, which codes for MSQQSASARRRSVPGLPDLGRSRVMGVLNVTPDSFSDGGLWLDPGRAVEHALELTRAGADLIDVGGESTRPGSQRVTEEEELRRVLPVVRELAARGVVMSVDTMRAAVAEQALEAGAAIINDVSGGLADPRMAAVAAASGAPFVVMHWRGQSAGMDRQAVYQDVVGEVVKEIHDRVAAVLDAGVRPEQLITDPGLGFAKTREHDWALLARIDALAELGFPVLVAASRKRFLGTLLADPETGEPRPPRQRDAATAAVSALAAAAGAWAVRVHDVRATADAVRVEAALRAARGAR
- a CDS encoding nuclear transport factor 2 family protein; this translates as MEDGDLDAMEEVWVSGADADDRRGAVCVHPGWTLLRGRAAVIRSYALIMANTEYIQFFLTDVEVDRPSPDVALVTCTENILSGGEADEPGELGPLVGGRVVATNLFRRTAEGWRLCSHHGSPVLLSEDPDEDGGDEDGDAPAE